CAATAGTTCTAAAATTCTGATCTCTTTCAGCAGCATGCAAATGAGTAGCAATCTCTAGGATATGATGCAAAACAAGTGGACTTGTGGGATAATAAACACCAAACAGAACAACAGTAGAATCATAGAAGAGTTCCAGGAACTCCATTATCTTTTCAGCACAGTGACAATGCTGTCTAGTCAACAATTCTGAACCACAATGAGAATTAATGAACACAGTAAAGATCTCTTTGTATGGAAGCAAGTGTTTAAGCATTAGgtaagtagaattccatctaacatccatatccaagccaaactttctaggtctaataCCCTTAGCATTACAGTAGTTTTTGaacaatgcaattctttgattagaggaatttaagaagttaattgcaGTTCTTATATCTTTTGtataaggtttcaacctcttcaATCCAGATTTGACAAtaagattaatgatatgacaggCACAACATTGATGCACAAGCAAGTACTTAACCTTATTAGGATCAGATGGTGTAGGTGCAAGATAAGAGCCCAAGTAACGAAAGAACATAGGTGCCAAAGTctccatagccttagcattagaagaagcattgtctagagtgacAGCAAAAACCTTATCAATCaaaccaaactcctcaaccacactAGCTATCCTTTTagcaatgttttcaccagaatgtgAGACCTCAATCAGCCTAAAACCAACGACCCTTTTCTGTAACTCTAAATCAACACTcacataatgagcaacaacactaatatagtcctccttagcattaccagagcAGAtgtctaaagttaaagaaatagaAGAAGCACCAGGCAACACAGAATTCATAAGCATAGCACGTTGTCCAGCAAACAGTttaccaagatctctagtggtggtctgtctagaaaTCTTTTCAAACTGAGGGTTATGAGCACGCTTAATGTAATCCTCCCAGTCCTGTGTCTCACCTATGCCTAATGGAAGGTCCAGCCTAGCAATCAACCGGCACAACTCAGTACGAGCAACAACAGGATCATACTTCCAGTTATGCAAACCATCAGGATTCAGAGCAAGCCTAGACTGGACCCTACGAGCATGATCATGTTTTTTCTTACAAGATGCCTGGTGCCTAAGCAAATGACCAGTGCCAGCAGCAGATCGAGCAGTATACCTCTTACCACACATTTTACAGATAGCAGCAATTCTAATATCATTCTCCTTGATCTCCTCAAAATCAACCCAAACAGCAGATGTGCGCTTACCAGCAGATGAGGTACCATGAGTGTCGGTGGAGTCAGCCCCTCCACCACCGTCGCC
The sequence above is drawn from the Miscanthus floridulus cultivar M001 chromosome 15, ASM1932011v1, whole genome shotgun sequence genome and encodes:
- the LOC136507258 gene encoding zinc finger BED domain-containing protein RICESLEEPER 2-like produces the protein MARRPRPPLRNGAGARGQARPSGLFAGRVAMSGADEYPLHGDNELEVEDDDDIRDDATGLFGVDLGDCSVPNDVGEGDGGGGADSTDTHGTSSAGKRTSAVWVDFEEIKENDIRIAAICKMCGKRYTARSAAGTGHLLRHQASCKKKHDHARRVQSRLALNPDGLHNWKYDPVVARTELCRLIARLDLPLGIGETQDWEDYIKRAHNPQFEKISRQTTTRDLGKLFAGQRAMLMNSVLPGASSISLTLDICSGNAKEDYISVVAHYVSVDLELQKRVVGFRLIEVSHSGENIAKRIASVVEEFGLIDKVFAVTLDNASSNAKAMETLAPMFFRYLGSYLAPTPSDPNKVKYLLVHQCCACHIINLIVKSGLKRLKPYTKDIRTAINFLNSSNQRIALFKNYCNAKGIRPRKFGLDMDVRWNSTYLMLKHLLPYKEIFTVFINSHCGSELLTRQHCHCAEKIMEFLELFYDSTVVLFGVYYPTSPLVLHHILEIATHLHAAERDQNFRTIAAPMKLKFLKYWEDIPLLYSFAFILDSRAKMKGFFNVLELLAESTGKFYSSYYADVKTELYKLFNKYETKFGAARSQRVAQPSAHSGKKKQAWERIFGGRGGAGVVGPGPACSPSSSSPCAVSELSAYLDSDCVTAYEDDFDILLWWRDHKLTYPILSILARDIMSVPVSPVSSESCFSLSGRILEERRRRLLPENVEMLTCIKDWELGARREQHEAEDPELEEAFKNLYLDEEGSCGTAGASVT